The nucleotide window CATGACTCGGGCCGCATGCTTTATCCCAGCAACCGCGCCCCTCAAGTTGACCCGGATCACTCTGTCAAACTCTTCAAGGTTCAGGTCAGCGATGCTGGGCGGGAATGCTGGGCCTGTTATTCCCGCGTTGTTGTACATTATGTCAAGTTTTCCATGACGGGCCATGGCGGTTTCTACAGCCTCTGCTATCTGGGACTCAATGGTAACGTCGCACTGGACAAAGTAGGCTGCGGGGCCCAGCTCTTTGGCAACTTGTGGACCCAGCTCAGAATCTGAGTCTGCAATGATGACGTGTGCTCCATGTCGGATGAACTCGTGGGCCGTGGCCTTCCCAAGCCCGCTAGCTGATCCTGTTATTATGGCTACCTTGCCTTCCAACCTTCTTTTATCAAACAAAGTATGCACATGGATGATTAGATTCTTAATGCATCGAAACAGATGTTAATATTATCACTTTAATGTTAATGTACTCGGAAAAATAAAAggcaagaaaagaaaggaacaacacGCGTGTTGAATATGCAATGAAAAGACAAGATCAGTCATGTCGTTTGAAAATGAGGTCTGCGAAACGACGTCCGATCAAGAAAATGATTATAGGGCAGATTGATCATTCAATCATGAAGCGGTGGATCGTTTTCCACGCCGGAAATCACCCAAAAAGCAACACCGCCCACATTCAATATTTGACTCATGTTCATATAAAGTGGGATTTTTGTGCacggaaatttttttattagagaGTAGTAGTCCATCCATTTGAATTCGATGCCCGACAATGATGAAAGTTTGAAATTTAACGTGAGTGTAAAACTGGAAGTAActtatatacaaaaaaaatgttattataactgtattttaaattaattatatattgttATGACAAAATGTGATTAATTTGATAATTAGCACAACGGTATCCTCGTTTTAAGTAAGATATTTCCATAAAAATGAAGACATGCGCTATGAGTTGTTACTTTTGATCTGACCAGggctagatttttttttttttttttttttttttttttggaaaaactgACCAGGACTAGTTTAAGCTTGAAAGCATTGCATGTGCTGCACGGTGTCTTAAACATCACTGTCAAACATAATTATTGATCAAATACTTAAGTTGACCTTACTAAACTAAACTATATAATATTGAAGATGGCAGAGGAACTGCCGAGATTAATTACTATGAAATGGAATTTTAATCATGGGATCACTCATAGCTCCACGGTATATGCATAATTTACTTAGAAACTGCTGTCAGAATAGCTAGGTACAATTTTACTACAAAATTGAGCATGTTAATTTCtcacaaatatatttttaatcagACTTTGTTTGTTGCTAAAACTTTCGCTATGGATGATCTCAAGATggttatgtttttcttttagttttaaacCCTCAACAATAAATATGAGACTTCCCTTGCATTACACTATATATAAAATGGTATCTTAAGATGTATAACAGTTTAAGTAACCTTATAATAATATAGTACTCCTACTGGGActtaaatatattatatatgctgGGCCGGGTGACTACTACTATCTGATAAAAACGATagaagaaaacagaaaataataatGCACAAAAACTGTGCGACAATAGTCACGGTGAATAAGGTACCGATCGAGGTAGAACTAGAAGAGATTTCCATTAATAAGAGAGAAGATGGACAAAAGAAGGGAAATATTAATAGGATCAACCATGTTTTTGGAATCGATCGATCTGCAGCTACCAGATCATGTATAATAAACTGTAAAATATACATACCTTCCATGGCCAGATGCACCAAACGTTGAAAAGGGCATCGCTCGCTTACAGAGAAAATCATTGCAGCTGATCAGCTTAAACTCTCTGAGAATAAAACAAATATTCCACATCTATCCCTCAGTTTCCGTGAATTTCCAGCGCATATAGCTACTATTAGGGTagcatatataattattttggtcatgTCAAATAGCATATATGGTATTATTGGTAAAATAAGGCGTGAACTGACCTGGTTAGTGATCTGAGCATATCTGTAGCAAAGATCTGATGAATTgatgcgagagagagagagagagagagagagagagagagatgcttgACCCTAATTATCTAACTGATGATCAGTGGTAGAACTCAATAGCTGGAAAGAAACAAGGACCAGAATTTATTGGAGAGCAGGAAGAAAACGTTATAAATTGCAGTTGTAGATACGCGTTTtcatgcagagagagagagagagagagagagagagagagagagagagagagcgcaaatttgatattgaagtTGAACATGGTTTACAAAATATGTGACCTGTCGTATTTAATGATCCTAAGttaaaacagcagaaggaagcCGAGTGCTAAAGAATCAATGTGAAGGTTTTTGGATGTGAGTaagattttctctctttctattCTCATATCTTTGCCTCCCGTACTCCCATACTTTGAAAAGATTTTTCAGCGTGATCGGTACTACTGTGTTACTGTATAAATGATAGgataaatttactaaaaaattaataacttaaaaaataaaatttctcacaacttttataaaaacacgtagtataccacttgtgttcccgtcacaatgaaaaatttctctacactttactttttgtcttcttgtctttataaaaaaaatcaatataaaacgTTGATGTGACTTAATCCTAACCGTTCAAATAGAATGAgcaagaatgagagagagattagGAAGGGAAATAATTCTCTTGCTTTGGATGTAGCAGGCTGCAGACTGCAGACTGCGGTAGCTGGAGGTGTACGTTAGCAAGCCAAACCGAGctaacaaaaaaataagatttctaagaaaaaaaagaaattaaaaggaaCAGCAACGATCGTAAATAATGGTGTAATTAATATTAGTTTAAAGATACATATAATTGGATATCAATATATACTGAAGGAACAACTAAGCTATAAAATTAAGCAGATTGTCATTGTATTGAGTTAGTGGAGACAAACAACGGACAAGTGAGTGAAGCTACAATCTCGTAGTGCGGGATTGCATATTTTTGGTCTCTTAAACAAAACTTAAGTAACTCCTTCGTGTTCTTTTTCTTGGCCTGACTTGCCTTATCATGTTCTGTACCCGCATACAAACAATTAAtgaaatgttaattaattaatttgtcatTAACAAACCCCACTTATATATGATCATGAGTAATTAAAGTAGTTCAATACTAGCAACTGGAGCAACATATGTATAATgcatacatgcatgcatgcgtTGATGAAAGCTTTAATTTGGTGATTGTATAGTACGTATTTCACTATTTCGTGTGCGAATATAAGTactataaatatgtattatGGAGGTTGTAATGATCGATGGGTGTTAATTAAAGTAGTTACTAGCTATTAACCATAGTCATTAGTGATGACATGGTTACTTAGTAATGAAGAATATAGTTAGTTGAAATGTGTTGGTAGGTTGTCATAAGGATAAGATTGGTTAGTATAGTTagaagggtattattgtaattaggttatatgactatataagggattgtatagctatcatttccttaagttcttttgtatacattttctccattttaatcaatacaatctttctGATTTTTTCTctatcatcttcatcttcctttgtaccaattcttcatcttttacaatgtagttaatatggtatcagagccaccaggcTCACGCCATGGATTCTAGTGGTTCCGCTTCTcagttgttttcattttttttccctgTTTAgctttccttcaaattttcattagATATTTCGATAAGTTTTTCGGTGGGCATTCTCCTCGTTGTTGTGTTCTTGGACGGCGAAGCGAGCGAGGTCTTCAACTTGGGCGCTATTCTGGGTGCCGCGGGATTCTTGGATTCCACCGAGTATGGTCATTAGAAGTCGCCATTGAAGACAACAAAGCTGAAATCTTGAAGAATGGAAGTGGGTTGTTTGGATTTCTGGGAAACAGGGTTTCTGCAGGCTCTGTTCAATTTATACAACGAGCTTCTGAGATGGGTTTTGGTCTTAAACGCTGCGAGAGAGCTGCAAGCGGAGAACCAATCGAAGTGCagacattttctgggaaatttgGTGGTCTTCTCAGATCACTTTCTGAATTCTTTGGTGGTGTTTGATTGTTCAAGATTGCAAATCTTGGAAGTTCTTCAGTTTTTAATACCACCGACTCGGATTCCCATTCTAGATCCGTTTTGTGGGTCTTCATCCCCACCGCCCTCCGCCAACGGCACAGCCACATCTGGGTTTCCCGGAGCTTCCTGGTTTGAAGAAACGAGTTTTCGTACAAGCTGGGTTTTCAAGATTCAAGTTCTCAGGTTTTGTTTTCGGTTACTGGTTTGCTTTCTAGCATATCAACTGTTTGTGATAATGTCTCAGTGAGAATTTTCTGGGTTTCGTGTTCATTGGGATTTGCTGCTCATATATCCTCGATATCATATATCCTCAAAATTTCCTCAGAATTTGGTTTTTCTGCGATTGTTCTGGTTGTGTGTTCTTGTTGGGTTGATCGTTCTTGGGAAAGTCATGTAGCAGCCTTGTTGACGACAGCCTTGCCGTCGAGTCACTCGGTCTTGGCGGAAGACAACGATGCATGAGACTCTGTGTGACTGAGAGCAAAGTTTGCTTTCTTTGCACTGTTGATTATCTACTTCTTCATTCATCTTGGTGGTGTTTTCAGAGCAGTCTTCTGAATTCGATTTTCTGTGATTTTGATCCGTGCTCTGTTTTCTGGTATGGCAGAACGTTTAGACTATGTGCAGCCTAAGTGTTTGACGAATTGCCCATATTTTCTTCATCTGGATTCTTTTCTCGAATTTGATTTGGGATTTTGGTTATGTGTTCTTCTGAATTGGTAAATGAATTCTGGTATATGGGTTGTGAGATAGATCATCGAAGTGTTGATAGCAGTCATTTGGAATTGTTTGGTGATCTGCAACACTTATTTCTTGAAGCTGTGATTTTTGATGTACTTTCGAGTTTTAATTGAAGTGAAGCTGTGGTCTTGATGTGTTGATCTCTGCAAGTATTAGTTTTCTTGTCGATTTAAAGAAGAAAATGTCATTCTTTCTATGAATCTTGGAGTTTCATTCTCCTAAGTTGCAGTATGATTTGGAGTTTCAATCTCCTCAGTTGCAGTATGATTTGTGTTCATGGAGTGTCAGTCTCTTTATTTGGTATTTTTTAGTAGAAGTTTGAGATTTGTGTTGTgctttggagtgtcattctccttggctGATTAggtttcttggagtgtcattctccatGGTAGTTTAGTTTCTtgggagtgtcattctccttggtagaTTTAGTTTCTTGGCAGTGTCAACTATGGCTTCTCAGTTCACAGTAAAAAATTTGTTGGGTATGTTCAGACCAAGACCACGAAGCACAGCTCTTTCTCCCGCAACCATCATGTACTTTGGAACATCCTGTGCCATCACAGAACCACCACCAATAAATGAGAAATAGCCAACATGGCAGAATTGATGAACGACAACAGCCCCTGCATACATCTTGGTCTTGCAGTTCCAGATCAGTTTCAGCGTTCTAGCTCGTTCAACCTTCACTTGGCTACACCAAGttcagtttgaggggggagtatTAACCATAGTCATTAGTGATGACATGGTTACTTAGTAATGAAGAATATAGTTAGTTGAAATGTGTTGGTAGGTTGTCATAAGGATAAGATTGGTTAGTATAGTTagaagggtattattgtaattaggttatatggctatataagggattgtatagctatcatttccttaagttcttttgtatacattttctccattttaatcaatacaatctttctGGTTTTTTCTctatcatcttcatcttcctttgtaccaattcttcatcttttacaatgtagttaatacTAGCTAATCCGGATATGTATATTCTCCATTCTCTATCCTAGCAGACTAGTCTAGCTAGTTGGGCCTATATGAAGTAATCACCAACACCACGCCTAGCTCTGTATTGCTGAGGATTACGAAAGATGAGAATTGGATGGCTTCAGCTTGACGATCACACGAGGGAGGgatatgtatataaatttttgtttgggaATGAATTTCACATTAATGAGATGACGAATTTTGCATtagcttataagaggttggactATTCCTTATATTTCCAATTAGTTTtctggtggaacctcaatttttttcatggtatcagagtagaTTATTCACGTGTAAAGCCCAACGGTCACACTTGATCAACGTCACCTAATTGTGTTGTCTACGTATTAGGCTTGAAAGTTCACCACACGCAAGGGGTGTGTTGAAAATGAATCCCACACTGATGAGAATAAGAactttgcatgtgtttataaGTAGTTTAGCTACTTCACATATTGTCAATTAATATtatagtggaacctcaactttcttcatttaTATCAACTAAGATAAGGATTGCGTTATGCCCTTAAAGGTAGGCGTGAGTACGGTTTGGTTCAATCTAGTTCACTCCTTAAACCATAAtagaaattaaatattattgCTGGTTTGGTCTAGTTGGATTTGATATAAAATTATAACTAAAACCATACGGTTTGGTTTACGTCATTTCCAGTTCAGTTTCGCGGTTTTTATGCCCACCCCTTGGGGAATGAGCTTATTGCACCGCTTTTAAATAatgtatattttcatataaatttcataaccaaaattgttcagtttcataaacatGATTGGAATTCTTATAAACATACATTAATCGGAGTTTGTTTAGTCATataaatgtatcaaataaattaacGGTTCTTCATTAATATATTACTTGGTACCTACACTGTTGATGTATATGATAAATTTGAATGACTAAACgaactatgatttgcatgattattttgTAAGAATAATCTTCTTATGAACATTAAGAAATTGACAACCAGCTTCCCTTTAATAACCATTACGTTTATAGTATATAATTTTTGTGTTAGAAATGGAGGGAAAGTATATGAAACAACTGAACAATGAAGAAAGATGAAGCGAAGTCGTGGGACGAATGAGAcaaacttacaaatgaagaatatTATacgaaggagaaaaaaaaaatgtgaaaacaacataaaattgTTTTCAGTTAATGAAACACTCatgatattattcatttttaatattaaaaacattTTAAGCATGAAAAGTCACTCCTAAtattattcacttacaacaatattttgtcattttgattaaaactaaagtttttgagaaattttggtTAGTTTTTCTCTTAGCTTTTATTTGTGCGGTGtttcatatattatttttcaacATTAGTACCATCATATCTCtaccttttgttaatttttatttcttttatacttttCCTCTAttataatacaaaaaaaaaaaaaaaaagtggtgaTTAATCAAAATCTCATGTTAGTTCATTTACATAGAAATGTTGTCAGATCAAGAGACAGTCCACAACGATACCAGAGTATTCcagcagaaaaataaaaaaaacaacgaATACCAGTGTTACGCGTCCATTAGACCgagaaatttttatttgtgATGTGAATATGGATattacatcacgtgttttatgtatgtggtggaaaattttaatttttaagttattaatcttttaacacacatattccaTAATTTATATAGAAACACGTAATATACCACCTTATGTgacggtcacattgaaaaatctcccaATTAGACTGGAACGTTTTCATTTGGaatccaaaagaaaataaataaacggGCCAGTCGCTAACTGGGCTAATCACGTGGACTTAAGGTCCGGTATTCCGAGGGGATATGACATCGGCTCGTACGTGCCTTCCTTTGAACATAGTCGATTCTTCAACAGTAGAACTTGATAACTGTAATTTCTCTGTTTTGTCCGAGTGCTGTGTTGATTGTGCCAAGGAAGGAAACTGAAACTATGAAAAGTTGAAAGGGAACAAATGTAAAAGAAGCAGTTGCATTGATATAATGATTACGATATAAcaggtggcggtggcggtggggATGCGGGAATAGCTTTGTCTGTCCAATTTCCAAATCGACATCGAACCATCCCCACATTCATATATACAACAAGTCAAACGAAGCAGAAGCAGATCTAATTTCACAAGTCAGTGCGCGGGCGCAGATCTCATTCCCTCTGGTAGATTAATGGGTGCAGCTCAGTCCGTACAAGAGCCCGAAGAGAGCGAAGAGGAAgacgaagaaggagaaggaggagaagaGGGCGGCATCAATGGCGAGCCCAACATTCGAAGTGGATTGGAATTGGACAAGGATTTGATCAAAAAGGTTTTAGAACAAGAGCCCGAGATGCTCTGCCACGCATCCGCTTCCCCTCTCTCCCCTCAGCTCTCCTCCTTCGGCACCCCGCGCCTGGGACCCTCCATCAAGGTGTGGGACCCCTACAACGTCCTCGGCCCGCCTTCGCCTCTGCCCCCGCCTCCCGGATTCTCCCGCAGCTTCTCGTCCAATGCTATGGAGGACGACCAATTCGTCACGGAGGTGTTTTTGATTAGTCACGGCGAGTGCGAGTTGAATTTGAGGCCCGATTTGGTGGGCGGGCGGTGCCCCCAGGCGGCTCTGACCCCCAACGGCAAGCGCCAGGCCAGGGCCCTGGCGGTTTTCTTGAACTCCCAGAGGGTTAGCTTCAGTGCCGTTTACTCGTCCCCGCTGGATCGTGGGCGCTCCATGGCGGTTTCTGTCTGTCAGGTAATTTTTGAATCGAACTTATTCGAGTTTAGAATTCTGATTGTTCTTTGGAAATTGTAGACAACTGACGATGCTGAGTATATTTTATTTTGCTTACTTGTTTTAGAATGTGATTAAGCATCGAATTCTGCCTACTTATG belongs to Malus sylvestris chromosome 17, drMalSylv7.2, whole genome shotgun sequence and includes:
- the LOC126609873 gene encoding secoisolariciresinol dehydrogenase-like isoform X2, which gives rise to MWNICFILREFKLISCNDFLCKRAMPFSTFGASGHGRLEGKVAIITGSASGLGKATAHEFIRHGAHVIIADSDSELGPQVAKELGPAAYFVQCDVTIESQIAEAVETAMARHGKLDIMYNNAGITGPAFPPSIADLNLEEFDRVIRVNLRGAVAGIKHAARVMKPAGSGSILCTSSIAGLLGGLGPHSYSISKFTIPGLVKSLASELCRNGIRVNCISPGPIPTPMAVREIKQFYPGATEEQVKEIVNGLGELKGAKCEEIDVAQAAVYLASDEAKYVTGHNLVLDGGFTSFKSLSFPSSRDQPV
- the LOC126609873 gene encoding secoisolariciresinol dehydrogenase-like isoform X4, which encodes MLRSLTREFKLISCNDFLCKRAMPFSTFGASGHGRLEGKVAIITGSASGLGKATAHEFIRHGAHVIIADSDSELGPQVAKELGPAAYFVQCDVTIESQIAEAVETAMARHGKLDIMYNNAGITGPAFPPSIADLNLEEFDRVIRVNLRGAVAGIKHAARVMKPAGSGSILCTSSIAGLLGGLGPHSYSISKFTIPGLVKSLASELCRNGIRVNCISPGPIPTPMAVREIKQFYPGATEEQVKEIVNGLGELKGAKCEEIDVAQAAVYLASDEAKYVTGHNLVLDGGFTSFKSLSFPSSRDQPV
- the LOC126609873 gene encoding secoisolariciresinol dehydrogenase-like isoform X3, with product MLRSLTREFKLISCNDFLCKRAMPFSTFGASGHGRRLEGKVAIITGSASGLGKATAHEFIRHGAHVIIADSDSELGPQVAKELGPAAYFVQCDVTIESQIAEAVETAMARHGKLDIMYNNAGITGPAFPPSIADLNLEEFDRVIRVNLRGAVAGIKHAARVMKPAGSGSILCTSSIAGLLGGLGPHSYSISKFTIPGLVKSLASELCRNGIRVNCISPGPIPTPMAVREIKQFYPGATEEQVKEIVNGLGELKGAKCEEIDVAQAAVYLASDEAKYVTGHNLVLDGGFTSFKSLSFPSSRDQPV
- the LOC126609873 gene encoding secoisolariciresinol dehydrogenase-like isoform X1, which codes for MWNICFILREFKLISCNDFLCKRAMPFSTFGASGHGRRLEGKVAIITGSASGLGKATAHEFIRHGAHVIIADSDSELGPQVAKELGPAAYFVQCDVTIESQIAEAVETAMARHGKLDIMYNNAGITGPAFPPSIADLNLEEFDRVIRVNLRGAVAGIKHAARVMKPAGSGSILCTSSIAGLLGGLGPHSYSISKFTIPGLVKSLASELCRNGIRVNCISPGPIPTPMAVREIKQFYPGATEEQVKEIVNGLGELKGAKCEEIDVAQAAVYLASDEAKYVTGHNLVLDGGFTSFKSLSFPSSRDQPV